From Triticum aestivum cultivar Chinese Spring chromosome 4A, IWGSC CS RefSeq v2.1, whole genome shotgun sequence, a single genomic window includes:
- the LOC123082139 gene encoding aldehyde oxidase GLOX yields MPKPARPFLPLLIVLLLITSRVDNAGADATAWQLEPAQPTSPAALAGEWRLLHANIGVSAMHMQLLPEDFVLMFDRTDSGPSNISLLDPASCAAAAAAPNATAAPADCSAHSVLLDLRSNALHPYPLATNPWCSSAALLPNGTLLQTGGFSNGDRIARLFSPTTGWVDLPDFLAARRWYATDILLADGRVLILGGRRQYNFEFFPHDGVNGLPPLTFFPFLDETTEVDAENNLYPFLHLLPDGTVFVFANDRAVVFDPYNRTPLRRLPTIPGGVPRNYPSSGSSVLLPLRPEYPTHAEVLVCGGAPRGAYQLALRNGTFVPTERTCGRIAPTDANPVWAMEEMPLPRVMGDMVLLPTGDVLIVNGAAAGTAGWELGREPVMYPVLYRPDTQNGARFEVLTASTVPRMYHSSATLDTYGRVLVGGSNPHIGYVFANVTYPTELSLEAFLPPYLDTRLDGLRPRVLGAPAEVGYGEAASVRFEVPGGALAGGGPEDQVVRVVAVAPAFATHSFGMNQRVVDLAVTRVAQLDVGVYEAEVATPPSPGVAPPGYYLWFVVHAGVPSSAAWVRMRPLGAAP; encoded by the coding sequence ATGCCTAAGCCGGCGAGACCCTTCCTTCCCCTGCTCATCGTCCTCCTGCTGATCACCAGCCGCGTCGACAATGCCGGCGCCGACGCCACGGCGTGGCAGCTGGAGCCTGCCCAGCCGACGTCGCCGGCCGCGCTGGCCGGCGAGTGGCGGCTCCTCCACGCCAACATCGGCGTCTCGGCCATGCACATGCAGCTCCTCCCGGAGGACTTCGTCCTCATGTTCGACCGCACCGACTCCGGCCCCTCCAACATCTCCCTCCTCGACCCGGCCTCgtgcgccgccgcggccgccgcgccgaACGCCACCGCCGCGCCCGCCGACTGCTCCGCGCACTCGGTGCTCCTCGACCTCCGGTCCAACGCGCTGCACCCGTACCCGCTCGCCACCAACCCGTGGTGCTCGTCCGCCGCGCTGCTCCCCAACGGCACGCTCCTCCAGACCGGCGGCTTCTCCAACGGCGACCGCATCGCGCGCCTGTTCTCCCCGACGACCGGCTGGGTCGACCTCCCGGATTTCCTGGCCGCGCGGCGATGGTACGCCACTGACATCCTCCTCGCCGACGGGCGGGTGCtcatcctcggcggccggcgacaGTACAACTTCGAGTTCTTCCCGCACGACGGCGTCAACGGCCTGCCGCCGCTGACCTTCTTCCCGTTCTTGGACGAGACCACGGAGGTGGACGCCGAGAACAACCTCTAccccttcctccacctcctccccgaCGGCACCGTCTTCGTCTTCGCCAACGACCGAGCCGTCGTCTTCGACCCCTACAACCGCACCCCGCTACGCCGCCTCCCCACGATCCCTGGCGGAGTTCCGCGGAACTACCCGTCCTCTGGCTCGTCGGTCCTCCTCCCGCTGCGCCCAGAGTACCCGACGCACGCCGAGGTGCTGGTCTGCGGGGGCGCGCCGCGTGGGGCGTACCAGCTCGCGCTCCGGAACGGCACGTTCGTGCCGACCGAGCGGACATGCGGCCGCATCGCGCCGACGGACGCGAACCCGGTGTGGGCCATGGAGGAGATGCCTCTGCCACGGGTGATGGGCGACATGGTGCTGCTCCCGACCGGTGACGTGCTCATCGTgaacggcgcggcggcggggacggcggggtGGGAGCTCGGACGGGAGCCGGTGATGTATCCGGTGCTGTATCGGCCGGACACGCAGAACGGCGCGCGGTTCGAGGTTCTTACCGCCTCCACCGTCCCGAGGATGTACCACTCGTCGGCGACGCTGGACACGTacggccgggtgctcgtcggcgggagCAACCCGCACATCGGGTACGTGTTCGCCAACGTGACGTACCCGACGGAGCTGAGCCTGGAGGCGTTCCTGCCGCCATACCTCGACACGCGGCTCGACGGCCTGCGGCCGCGGGTGCTGGGGGCGCCAGCGGAGGTCGGGTACGGGGAAGCGGCGTCGGTGCGGTTCGAGGTGCCCGGCGGCGCGCTGGCGGGAGGGGGACCCGAAGATCAGGTGGTGCGCGTGGTGGCTGTGGCGCCGGCGTTCGCGACGCACTCGTTCGGGATGAACCAGCGGGTGGTGGACCTGGCCGTGACGAGGGTGGCGCAGCTGGACGTCGGGGTGTACGAGGCGGAGGTGGCCACGCCGCCGTCACCCGGCGTGGCGCCGCCGGGGTACTACCTGTGGTTCGTGGTGCACGCCGGCGTGCCCAGCAGCGCGGCGTGGGTGCGCATGCGGCCGCTCGGTGCAGCGCCATGA